In Rissa tridactyla isolate bRisTri1 chromosome 2, bRisTri1.patW.cur.20221130, whole genome shotgun sequence, a single window of DNA contains:
- the LOC128905716 gene encoding tektin-3-like → MQPVRSPLTATYAHPRSTPSKFLPAISAMASSYKARFPYYPLPQSSGLPWMPSTYYKPAAINPTLAPFSKSSQGMTASKKLPVIANRTTFITRYTPEDWHRSNLTNYTESETCQHNAERLRVDTSRMIQDKYQQTEKTQGESTKNLGVRANDIGFWKSELCRELGEMIGETNALTDMKKRLERALAETEAPLQVAQECLLQREKRMGIDLVHDDVEKQLFTEVDVIRSCQERMQQYLDKAKAQLASNRVAQHKLERDLANKQAAHRIDDKCHHLRNTSHGISYYRGVERVDATISVPESWAKFTDGNILRSQSERAASAKLRDNTRNLLEVTANEMRCQFNRVNVAFTSRIAETADAKSKIQTHLAKTLREIFQMEMNMEAIQKAMRDQGPPFKVAQTRLEERTRRPNMELCRDTAQLRLVNEVHEIDETVQSLQQQLRDTEDTLQMLAHAKSILQHDLAVKANSLFIDQEKCMGMRKTFPSTARLLGSV, encoded by the exons ATGCAGCCTGTTCGATCTCCCTTAACGGCAACGTACGCCCATCCACGATCAACACCTAGCAAGTTTCTGCCTGCCATCAGTGCCATGGCTTCAAGCTATAAGGCCCGTTTTCCTTACTACCCGCTGCCTCAGAGCTCcggcctcccctggatgcccagcacctactacaaaccAGCTGCCATCAACCCAACTTTGGCTCCCTTTTCCAAAAGTTCCCAGGGGATGACCGCCAGCAAGAAGCTTCCTGTCATTGCCAACAGAACAACCTTCATCACCCGGTACACCCCTGAGGACTGGCACAGGTCCAACCTGACCAACTACACAGAGTCAGAAACTTGCCAGCACAACGCGGAGCGTCTGAGAGTTGATACCTCCCGCATGATTCAGGATAAATatcagcagacagagaaaacacaaggagaaagcacTAAAAACCTGGGAGTTCGTGCCAATGATATTGgattttggaaatcggagctctgccgtgagctgggtgagatgatcggggagaccaacgccCTCACGGACatgaagaaaaggctggagagagccttggccgagacggaggcccctctccag gtcgctcaggagtgcttgcttcagcgggagaagaggatgggcatagACCTCGTCCATGATGACgtggagaaacagctcttcacA gaagtggatgtcatcaggtcgtgccagGAGAGGATGCAGCAGTACCTGgataaggcaaaagcccagctcgC gtccaacagGGTGGCCCAGCACaagctggagagagacctggccaacaagcaggcggCCCACCGCATCGATGACAAGTGCCACCACCTGAGGAACACCTCCCACGGCATCAgctactaccgaggggtggagcgggtcgatgccac gatctcggtgccggagtcctgggccaagttcacagacggcaacatcctccgctcccagagcgaacgggcggcctctgccaagctgcgggacaacaccaggaacctgctggaggtGACGGCCAACGAGATGCGGTGCCAGTTCAACAGggtgaacgtcgccttcaccagCCGCATCGCCGAGACAGCCGACGCCAAGAgcaagattcagacccacctggccaag ACGCTGCGGGAAATCTTCCAAATGGAGATGAACATGGAAGCCATCCAAAAAGCCATGAGGGACCAAGGACCTCCGTTCAaagtggctcagacccggctggaagAGCGCACACGGagaccaaacatggagctgtgccgggacactgcccagctccg ccttgtcaatgAGGTCCACGAAATCGATGAGACGGTccagagccttcagcagcagctgagagacaccGAGGACACCCTGCAAATGTTGGCTCATGCCAAGTCGATCTTGCAGCAtgacctggccgtcaaagccaactcgctcttcatcgaccaggagaagtgcatggggatgcgcaagacctttcccagcactgcgCGGCTGCTGGGTTCTgtttag